The genomic interval GGAAAAGTAATAATTTGGGATTCAACTATAAAAAACAATCTTGCTTCGTCATACTTGCATAATTCGTTAAAAAATGCATGGTCGGTCGCAGAAGAAGCAGATAGACGCAgtttgatcaataaaattgcctcgcaaatttcatttcatctcTTTATttgaaagacttttttttgttcacattCATACCTTATTCATATACTAAATAAGTAGTAGCTTAAAGTCAACGGATTCAAATGCTCGAAACTAATcggaaaaataaatcaaacacCAAATTCGATGTTCTCCTTACTCAAGAAATTATTCcttgatttaaacaaaaaattgaaatctgaCATTAATAAAACATGCTTAAGCCTTTCGGCTCTTCTTTTTCGGTACCTCGTCTGAAGGATCCGTCTTGCTCATAAATGCTTCGATCAAATCTGGCGAATCGACATTATCTTCCGGCTCCCAGGTGTCTTGACTCGGATCGCATCCCTTCCAGCGGATAAGGAAATTCTTCGTCCCGTCATCATTGTACTGAACGTCAACGATTTTCTCCACTTCCCAGTCCTGTTCAGCATCGTCAATCACCTGTTTCTTGGCCGCTTTCGTTGCTGGTTTCGCCTTGGCTGGTTTGGACGAGGTCTTTGCTTTTTTTGCTGGCGATTTTGTCTTGGTGGCAGTGGATTTCGACGATTTTTTGACCGATTTGGATTTGGCTGCTTTCGATGGGGACTTTGCGGGGGAATCCAGAGCGTTTTTCTGTTTGGATTGATATTTCTTCAGAACCTCCGGACAATTTAGTGACGTGGCCAGCTCCCACGTGTTGCTCGATGATGGCCAACCTTTTTGGAAACGAATTTTTTGAGATAAGAAATCATTTCGCGAGATGCATTATCAGTAGAAATGAGCGGGATGGTGATTTTTACGAAAAACCAACACGACTTGAGATCACAATTTCAAATACTCGGAGTTCGTTCACCAGGAAATCTTAGGACACTAGCGACTAGACACAGTATCTCTTGGTGAGATTACATGGTTTCCATTGGTGCGAACAATGAACTTTATTCAAACCGTGACCTTAGGGATCGTTCGTATGTCACGCGTGTTTTTCTAACACATTCTTAACCATATCTTGCATGCCTTTCGCACGCATGACACACTTACGAATGGCACTGATTACTGAATTGGAAAATTGAGCAATTGGTCTACAAGTCgttgaaattattaatttgtACAAAATGGTAGAATGGGTTTCCTCCATGGCTAACCCGCACAAAATGAACCGAACACGAAACGATgtcatccatagaaccataaccacaacttatttttctttgttattttgacaatttgcaTTGTTAATagtgttgaggttatggctctatggatgacggtCTGACCTTTAATTtcaccttggaagaaacctataccGATTTGTATACCACAACGGGTTCGACTCTTACCTTTCCACTTTaagaaataatatttctttCCCTTCTCAATTTTCTCCCCGACAATGTCCTCGACCTCATAGTCATCGTCCTTCTTCGCCGATTTGGTCGATTTTGCTTTTCCTGCTGCTCCCTTCTTCCCTTTCGCTGCTTTCGAATTTCCTTTGGATTTGGACTTCGATTTGGAACCATTCACGAATATTTTGTCATCTTCGCCCTCCGTTTCTTCGACTTCAGCGTATGTGAGTTTTTTCGGTGTACCGCGTACGCCGCTGGTGCGTTTGTTCTTTTTCGATTCCTGGTATTTGCTGATCAAATCGGGACAGTTCAACGAATTCTCGGGCTCCCAAGTATCGTCGTCCATTTTGTAGCCTTTCCAGCGAACCAGGTAGTGTTTGACACCGTCCTCAATTTTTTCGTCGTAGATCAACTacagaaaattgaagaaaattgtaagATATTTCCTCTACAATATGGCGTCCATCAGCTGCACTTACCTGTACTTCGTACTCTTTTTCGCTTTTGTCCTTTTTCGGCTTTGTGCTTTTTTCCCGTTTCGGTTTAACTACGACATCCTTCATGTGTTCTTCTCTATATCGGGCAATAATTTCCGGGCAAGACAGAGAACTCTCGGGTTCCCATGTGTCACCACTGGCATCATAATTCTTCCAACGAATCAAAAAGGAAGTTTTCCCACGTACAATTTTGTGATTGACGATGTCTTCCACCTCATACTCTTCATCGCCATTGGCTGCATCGTCATCATTGTCATCGTTTGCAGTCGACGTTGCATTTTTCGCTCTTGACCGCTTTGCCGGTACATCAGACGCAGACGATTTCTCCTTTGCGGCCGATCTCTTTCGACTTGTTCCAGCCGCTTGTTCGGCATCAGGATTACtttccaaatatttctgaACAATATCGGGACAATCAAGACTGCTTTCCGGTTCCCAGGTGTCGTCGGATGGTGGACAATTCTTCCATCGCACCAAAAAGTGACGaactttcttttcaaatttgtggTCGATAATGTCTTCGACCTCGTAATTACCATCATCGTCATTGCTAGCAACGGGTACGGGTACTTCTGTCACCGTATCATTCTTCTTGCGACCCTTTTTCTTTGGGATTTCTAAAGCTGGTTGATCAGCGCCTTgctacaaatttttgttttttgtcaaCGACGAAAACATTTTAGGCGCATTCAATTCACACAAAGCTTACCAGTGGATCGGCATCGTCGGCATCGTTTACCGCTCCTCCATTTATGTCAGCATCGTTATCAATATGTGTGTCCTCAGTCACTCCATTCGAGCTGTTCTTCTTCAAACTTTCTTTTCGCATTGTTACTGcgatttttcgattatttattggaaatatttAACCAGAAATATCAGAAGTCTCAACGCAGCGTCTATAAAAATGGCGCTTTATGAAAAATGGCTACGTTGAAGTTTGAAATGCAGGTCTCTGTCGGCAAAAATCTAAAGCAGAACTTTCGTCATATTGACACAGATGGCAGCTTGAAAACGGCACGAGTTTTAAAACCATCCATTGATtgaaccgacacattttctgttttatggTTTACTGGTACCAACATAAACGTCGAGAAAAAGCCctagagagaaaaaaagttaCGTTCTCAGAACAGTCTATGGATGTACAAATTTTGGCTCCgcgatttaatttaataatttcctTTACTAGGGAAGGAAAAtgggctaaagccctcggaCATTTTTACTCGcctggatacgaaatatcaaattccttctcGCGTTAAAAGAGAGACAGACCAATTATTTAACTGGTCTCGATGAtatgtcaaatttttataaacaaaaatcgtgtaattttgaaattgcttttttttgctgttttgttcgttgttattgaattttaattaattagtgAGCTGCCTAAAAGGTACAAACGTGAAAATATTGATGAAATGTGCATGTTCATTTGCATCTGTGAGTAGTCTAGAGGAACAGCAGTCTAGACTACTGCATCTGTGATCAGTCCAGAGGAACAGACTACTGCATCTGTGCCTGCATCAAATGGAGAAAGTGCAGCAAACAccactaaaatttgaattttaagtcaacgattcgatgaaaaagtgaaccgaaaaatacatttcaacgcttccttgtatgaaaaagaCGCTACgatagaaagacctccgcactttccattttgaatttcgaccgcacttaccgCGTGAATTAGAGTTTCTTTCAATGCATAAGTTTCGGTGTTTATAGttctatagactgttatgatcagagcgagaaaaccgaagactaattattataacttgcctggggtacttgtcaaagtatttgcttctctttcaacgtggtacattgagagcgagaggacaggagaccagtttattttaacttgccttggggtacttgtcaaaatatcatcTTCTCTTTCATTATAACACTATATTGTCCCAATATTTTTTAACACCtttgagttgatcacgagGGCGCTGGCAGCAAAATTTTCAAGCTATATTCCATTGACTTAGAACAGCTTTCAAAAAGTTCAAAACCTGTCGATATTTGTGGCTTGCGCGAATCATTCTATCACCCGATTATCGCCACCTGTTGTAATTTCTCCCAGTCCTGTTTATAACATCAGCGCATGCATTTGTGAAATGTCAACCAAGATTTCACATAACCTCACTTTTGTCAGTggatataaaaatataaacaaaaagcGTGTGCACGAAAAGAAACTcttgaatttgaattgttgCTTGACACAAAAGTTTTATTCGATCACAGCGGAAGGATGTCTCGACCGGAGCATAAAGCACCACCAGAAATCGTAATTTTGTTAAACTACGACGAAACGATCACTTTTCAAGCGAATTTCTAATTTCAGTTTTACAATGAGGATGAGGCACGCAAATACACCAGCAAGTACGTTACAATGTTACGCTTAAACATGGCTGGAACGATTGTCTaactgaaaattaattaattttgcagCTCCCGTATTATCGAGATTCAAGTTTCAATGTGCGAACGAGCCATCGAACTGTTGGCCCTTCCCGACGACCAAAATTGTATGATACTTGACATTGGCTGCGGATCCGGTTTGTCTGGTGAAGTGTTGACTGAACAGGGTCATGTGTGGATCGGCATCGATATAGCCAAAGCCATGCTGGACGTAGCTGTCGAACGTGAATGTGACGGAGATTTGGTGTTGGGCGACATGGGTCACGGTATGCCATTCAAATCGGGCACATTCGATGGGGCTGTTTCCATATCAGCACTGCAATGGCTGTGCAATGCCGACAAAACGAGCCATCATCCGCAGAAACGGTTGTACACATTTTTCAGCAGCTTATTTTCGTCGCTCACCCGTTCCGCTCGGGTTGTGTTCCAATTTTATCCGGAGAATTCCGATCAAATCGAGCTGATCACATCGCAGGCGATGAAGGCGGGCTTCTTTGGCGGTTTGGTCGTTGATTATCCGAATTCGGCAaaggcaaaaaaatatttccttgtACTGATGACCGGTGGCAGTGCCGAATTGCCGGCAGCATTGGGTACAGATGTAGCGGAAAACAATCGCATTGCGTACACGAAGAAGCGTGAAATGGCGAGGCAAGCGCGTGGAAAACCGCTGAAGAAATCGAGAGACTGGATTCTGGCGAAGAAGGAACGAAGACGACGACAAGGCAAAGAGACCAGAGAAGATACGAAATACACTGGCAGACGGCGTCCGTGTAagttttgattggaaattcacattttgttattgaaaataaatttaatgaaaatcgaaaacaaaaaagagaaaaatatttacaaggCGGATAGACTAATCAATTAACAACGACCAGTTTGGCCAACGACAGTTTCACTTCACATATGAATTACCTCTTCGTCGATTCACTGACTTCATCcggttttttttcgaatagCGTGCTTCCGTAGAGAACTAAAATCATTAAGACCATGCCACCAAATATCGTGATCTCGTACTTTCCGCTGTTCTCTTGACGCAAATTTTCAGCTGGTTTACCATAAAATTTCTTCCTAGCCGCCTGACTGCGTTCAAATGCCTTCCCGTAATGTTCATTGTTCcattcatcaaaattgaagATCGGTGTTCGGCCCGTCGCTGTCGGCGCTTCGGTACGTTTCATATGCCGTTTATAGAACCGGGTCTGTGCATCGTCTTTCACTTCCTCAACCGTTTCTTCCACATCTTTATACTGCGCCCCAGCAGTATGAATGATTCCTATTGGAATAGTAGAAAATCATTCGTATTCTGACAAGGGAAAAACTCATCACAACAAACCTTTGTCGTACAATCGTCTGAGCTTATAATTTCCCAGTATCTCATATGCGTCACTTATATCGCGAAATTTCTCTGCTGCGTCTGCGGAACCTTCATTTCTATCCGGATGATACACTTTCGATAAATTGTAGTATGCTGCCTTCACGTCCACCTGCGTGGCCTTGGGCGTCAAACCAAGGACATCATAGTGACTCTTTTTACGTAGAATGTTCCCCGTGGAAAAGTTACATTTTCGGTTGGTGTTGTCGAATGCAAACAGCGAACCACAGTAGTTGTGGTAAGTTCTTCCGCATTTTGTTAAGATTCGGGGGCACACGATTGGAGTCATCACGGCGGAGTACGAAAAAAATGGGTTTGTTTTAGAGGAAAGGAACTGAAGGAACTAACTCAATTTACGCGATACTTGTCATGTTTCTATCAGAAGGTTATTGCTTGTTATACAACCAAAACACAAACGAATCTGTCGGTCGTGTGTCAAATCTTATTTTGACATCTCAGAAATCTTTCCCGtcacactcacacacacacaccccaCACACCGCAACCGCCGTGAAAGTGAGtgtgtttgaaattttatggTTGCGTTCACATAGTTGgccaattgaatttttttaacggtcaaCTGGAGTATGTACTGAAGGTTGtgaaagaaccaggttaagttaactctgagttgatcacgaaggcgttgacaaattgtattgttttgttacatgaaatggagaaacctcgttttgcgttcagcaaattgtattgttttgttacatgaaatggagaaacctcgttttgcgttcagcaaattgtattgttttgttacatGAAATGAAGAAACCTCGTTTTGCGTTCAGCAACTTCTTTAAATGTGTTACATGAAATAATCGGTTCAGTTCGAatcactttatttattttgcattttaatttcgGCTAATTGTGTTCGTCGTAGAAATCTGTGTCAATACTGATTTTGCCTTGTCCTATGAACCTGTTAATACAGTATTTGAAGCATGTATTTTTGGAAacacaaattgagttcagcggctacgaagtttatatgaaaaagggaacgtaacaaaaacaaaattccgaattttcctaaaaaacattttcttcaagttggtttcacacacaatctgtactgagtgcgtttatcgatttcggtgtcacccgccttcgtgggtgtcttaacctggttctttcagaaccttgtatAGGTTTCTTTCATCGtgcggtaaaaacgaattttgacaggctgaaaacaaccgaccgtcatccacagaagcaaacataaccgcaacataaacaaatttgttcgttaaaacttcaaagggaggttgtgttggcttctctgtggatgaagattgacattttgaacgaccttggaagaaacctatgtATCAGTACTACCACACACATTCAATCTACTTATAGTAGGTacataaacactgaaggtaatgtaAACACCCAGATAATGCAAGGCTCTctactttcaggtgaattttagcttACTTATGTAAAAGTTCAGACAGAACAGTTTAAGACTCTCACGAaggcaaggttctgaaagaaccaggtgaagacaactctgagttgatctcgaaggcggtgacatacaattgcgtcaacggctgcgaagtttatatgtaaaatggaacttaccaaaaacaaaattctgaattttcgagaaaaatattttcttcaagttgatttctcacactatctgtttataaaatttggtgtcaaccgccttcgtggttgtcttaacctgttctttcagaactttagGTGTcctaacctgttctttcagaaccttgcacgaaggcggtgacacacaaattttgacaaataagCATATACTGCCAAGCAAGCATATGCTGCCTTTATacacaataaatataaatcgacatattttgaagaatcggCCATACCTCCCTAGAGAATAGCGAAAGTGTGTTGTTGGATATATCCGAAGGAACTAACGATGGTAAGAGAACCAACTGCATTTGTGGCACACCTTCTTAATGAGCGCATAGATTCCAAGTTTGTTATGATTCTTAATCTTTCACCACCCACGGCGtttatcaaatcttttacttcctttGATTGTATTTAAAAGTGGTAGATCACCAGAAATGCTACTAATTCCTTGTAATAGCAATCCGCCGAAATAGCCACTTGCGTGCAATATATTGTGGGCATAGACCGTGTAGTCCATTTAGTCAAGTGAATTTGCACTGACCGATCGAGTTATCCATCAATGCAATATGTAGTTATTTATTTaccaaataaagaaaaatttcgaccTCACACAATGCCAAAACAAACACGCATACACACCATTTCACACTCTCAAACAATATAATGTCGCTCACATCGCAAATTCagatttacagaaatttatgaatgaaataagcAGAGATTCTCGCACACACTTATGTGGCGCAACAACTATGTATAGTTTACTTACACATGCTAAGGCTACTATAGCCACTTGCTTCACAGAATGTctcaacatttttcttattcataaaattttgattcagTCTGCATTCCGTCTTCGACTGACGTTGACTTGCGTGTGTGCATAGCTTACAATTTTCTCGTCTTCTTTGCGATATTATTTTTCTAAGTTTTCGTAATTTATGCTTTTGTTGCTTTCGTTTATTCGTAATATAAAGAACAGAACCAAACCCAGTGTAATTTGAGCGTAATTTACAATATCGTAAAGATTTGAACAAATCATTGTCGGTTGTTTTATTGCTACACGCACCGAATGGCAACACACCGGTatattcaataaaacaaattcaattaattgaatgaaacattgtattgaagaaaattggacAGAAATTCGTTCGTAAATGTGTGGTCGATAAGAGGAGACACAGTGAGATCGtttaataaagaaataaaaccATAACGCAGAGAATTCGTATCGGTTCAGcttaatttgcataaaattctCATAACGATCGGTTGAAGTGTCATTTGTCTTTTTAACGTTGTCGGACCCCGGCATTTATCATAattagaataaataaaaatatttgaaaaagttttcgatTAAAGACAATTATGATGTGGTT from Bradysia coprophila strain Holo2 unplaced genomic scaffold, BU_Bcop_v1 contig_732, whole genome shotgun sequence carries:
- the LOC119084394 gene encoding probable 18S rRNA (guanine-N(7))-methyltransferase; this encodes MSRPEHKAPPEIFYNEDEARKYTSNSRIIEIQVSMCERAIELLALPDDQNCMILDIGCGSGLSGEVLTEQGHVWIGIDIAKAMLDVAVERECDGDLVLGDMGHGMPFKSGTFDGAVSISALQWLCNADKTSHHPQKRLYTFFSSLFSSLTRSARVVFQFYPENSDQIELITSQAMKAGFFGGLVVDYPNSAKAKKYFLVLMTGGSAELPAALGTDVAENNRIAYTKKREMARQARGKPLKKSRDWILAKKERRRRQGKETREDTKYTGRRRPCKF
- the LOC119084389 gene encoding dnaJ homolog subfamily C member 30, mitochondrial isoform X1, with the protein product MMTPIVCPRILTKCGRTYHNYCGSLFAFDNTNRKCNFSTGNILRKKSHYDVLGLTPKATQVDVKAAYYNLSKVYHPDRNEGSADAAEKFRDISDAYEILGNYKLRRLYDKGIIHTAGAQYKDVEETVEEVKDDAQTRFYKRHMKRTEAPTATGRTPIFNFDEWNNEHYGKAFERSQAARKKFYGKPAENLRQENSGKYEITIFGGMVLMILVLYGSTLFEKKPDEVSESTKR
- the LOC119084373 gene encoding M-phase phosphoprotein 8-like — protein: MRKESLKKNSSNGVTEDTHIDNDADINGGAVNDADDADPLQGADQPALEIPKKKGRKKNDTVTEVPVPVASNDDDGNYEVEDIIDHKFEKKVRHFLVRWKNCPPSDDTWEPESSLDCPDIVQKYLESNPDAEQAAGTSRKRSAAKEKSSASDVPAKRSRAKNATSTANDDNDDDAANGDEEYEVEDIVNHKIVRGKTSFLIRWKNYDASGDTWEPESSLSCPEIIARYREEHMKDVVVKPKREKSTKPKKDKSEKEYEVQLIYDEKIEDGVKHYLVRWKGYKMDDDTWEPENSLNCPDLISKYQESKKNKRTSGVRGTPKKLTYAEVEETEGEDDKIFVNGSKSKSKSKGNSKAAKGKKGAAGKAKSTKSAKKDDDYEVEDIVGEKIEKGKKYYFLKWKGWPSSSNTWELATSLNCPEVLKKYQSKQKNALDSPAKSPSKAAKSKSVKKSSKSTATKTKSPAKKAKTSSKPAKAKPATKAAKKQVIDDAEQDWEVEKIVDVQYNDDGTKNFLIRWKGCDPSQDTWEPEDNVDSPDLIEAFMSKTDPSDEVPKKKSRKA
- the LOC119084389 gene encoding dnaJ homolog subfamily C member 30, mitochondrial isoform X2 is translated as MTPIVCPRILTKCGRTYHNYCGSLFAFDNTNRKCNFSTGNILRKKSHYDVLGLTPKATQVDVKAAYYNLSKVYHPDRNEGSADAAEKFRDISDAYEILGNYKLRRLYDKGIIHTAGAQYKDVEETVEEVKDDAQTRFYKRHMKRTEAPTATGRTPIFNFDEWNNEHYGKAFERSQAARKKFYGKPAENLRQENSGKYEITIFGGMVLMILVLYGSTLFEKKPDEVSESTKR